In Cloacibacterium caeni, a single window of DNA contains:
- a CDS encoding OmpH family outer membrane protein: protein MKKLSVLFAAVMMFMSFGVAKAQKIATVDVAAILNMMPEKIKADEQLKAFSTAKQAELEKLATAFQADVQKYQQEGAKLTPQQREAKEAELGKTQQNLQQMSQTAQKDLLDRQDAAYAPIEKRLNDAITRAAKANGWDFIFDSATNGLIYKAGPDATAAVKKELGI from the coding sequence AAATTAAGCGTATTATTTGCAGCAGTGATGATGTTTATGTCGTTCGGAGTTGCAAAGGCTCAGAAGATAGCTACAGTAGATGTGGCAGCTATTCTTAACATGATGCCAGAAAAAATAAAGGCTGACGAACAATTAAAAGCTTTCTCTACTGCTAAACAAGCAGAATTAGAAAAACTAGCGACTGCTTTCCAAGCAGATGTTCAGAAATATCAACAAGAAGGAGCTAAATTAACTCCTCAGCAAAGAGAAGCTAAAGAAGCTGAATTGGGAAAAACTCAACAAAATCTTCAGCAAATGTCTCAGACTGCTCAAAAAGATTTATTAGACAGACAAGACGCAGCTTATGCACCAATCGAAAAAAGATTAAACGATGCTATTACCAGAGCTGCTAAAGCAAACGGTTGGGATTTTATCTTTGATTCTGCAACTAATGGATTAATCTACAAAGCTGGTCCAGATGCTACCGCTGCTGTAAAAAAAGAATTAGGAATCTAA